The following are from one region of the Escherichia sp. E4742 genome:
- a CDS encoding UvrD-helicase domain-containing protein, translating to MSLTPTDEQSAIIHWQGQKLVVNAFAGTGKTSTLVQYALANPDSRMLYLAYNRAVRDEAERKFPFNVECKTSHQLTWSRFGKHYQNRLVASLRITDVARKLNTRHWLLVRLALSSLNQFLCSADKEAGLQHLPDEDARAGTDVSAILQAVQVLWHEMSRPDGTFPVTHDTYLKLFQLSSPDLSRRWDTILFDEAQDANPVTSALVLSQSCRVILMGDRYQQIYRFRGADDALSHPVLNDADRLWLTQSFRFGPSVARMANLLLQRAGETRQVTGSGGEDEVLMSRTGADKPEGHQTVLSRTVAGVICTALMASLSGRKVYWVGGIEGYRTEALEDLYWFSADMPEKMQSDALRRDYRDFDEYCRIAKSTRDVEMNQAIRLLDICFPLPVKLKLLREHTVTCEKDADITVSTAHRSKGLEWPVVILDEDFADITDPLMPEDERRDETNLLYVAVTRARKTLVLSSLMCQLAEEAGRDEQSQKATETSPSENGENDAVYGLEGENA from the coding sequence ATGTCACTGACTCCCACCGATGAACAGTCTGCCATTATTCACTGGCAGGGACAGAAGCTGGTTGTGAACGCCTTTGCCGGCACAGGAAAGACCAGTACCCTGGTTCAGTATGCGCTGGCAAACCCCGACAGCAGAATGCTGTATCTGGCTTACAACCGAGCCGTACGTGATGAGGCTGAGCGTAAATTTCCGTTTAATGTAGAGTGCAAAACCTCCCACCAACTGACCTGGTCACGCTTTGGTAAGCATTACCAGAATCGCCTGGTTGCCAGCCTGCGTATCACGGATGTGGCCAGAAAGCTGAACACCCGTCACTGGCTGCTGGTTCGTCTTGCGCTCAGCAGTCTGAATCAGTTTCTGTGCAGTGCTGACAAAGAGGCGGGGCTGCAGCATTTGCCGGATGAGGACGCCCGGGCCGGTACAGATGTCTCAGCCATTCTGCAGGCAGTACAGGTGCTATGGCATGAAATGAGTCGCCCTGATGGCACATTTCCCGTCACGCATGATACCTACCTGAAGCTGTTCCAGTTGTCATCCCCGGACCTGTCCCGGCGCTGGGACACCATTCTGTTTGATGAGGCACAGGACGCCAATCCGGTGACGTCTGCGCTGGTACTCAGTCAGTCCTGCCGGGTAATCCTGATGGGTGACCGTTACCAGCAGATTTACCGCTTTCGTGGTGCCGATGATGCGCTATCTCATCCTGTTCTGAACGATGCAGACCGTCTTTGGCTGACGCAGAGCTTCCGTTTTGGCCCGTCAGTGGCCCGGATGGCGAATCTGCTTTTGCAGCGTGCTGGTGAGACACGGCAGGTGACCGGCAGTGGTGGGGAAGATGAAGTACTGATGAGCCGTACCGGCGCGGATAAACCGGAAGGGCACCAGACGGTACTGAGCCGGACGGTGGCAGGTGTGATATGCACGGCGCTGATGGCCAGTCTGAGCGGCAGGAAGGTGTACTGGGTGGGCGGTATTGAAGGTTACCGGACAGAGGCACTGGAGGACCTGTACTGGTTTTCTGCCGATATGCCGGAAAAGATGCAGTCTGATGCACTGCGGCGGGATTACCGCGATTTTGATGAATACTGCCGGATAGCCAAATCCACCCGGGATGTGGAGATGAATCAGGCCATTCGCCTGCTGGATATCTGTTTCCCGTTGCCGGTGAAACTGAAGCTTCTGCGGGAGCATACCGTCACGTGTGAGAAGGATGCGGATATTACCGTGTCAACGGCTCACCGCAGTAAGGGACTGGAATGGCCGGTGGTGATACTGGATGAGGATTTTGCGGATATCACCGACCCGCTGATGCCGGAAGATGAACGGAGGGACGAAACTAACCTGTTGTACGTTGCGGTCACCCGTGCCCGTAAAACCCTGGTACTGAGCAGTCTGATGTGCCAGCTGGCGGAAGAGGCTGGCAGAGATGAACAAAGCCAGAAAGCAACAGAGACATCACCGTCAGAAAACGGGGAAAACGATGCCGTA